CGCGTTTCACGGAAAGCGAACCAACAAGATCTCTGCCGACCGTGATCAACTGCCTAAAGTAGTCCTTTCGGTCAATCTTGTGCGTTTTCAAAAGCGCCTCCAATTGTGTGCCCTCAGGCAATAAACCATCAAAGACGGCTGGAAATTCTTTGAAGATATAAGGCTCGGCCTGAATCGGAAGCGTCAATGAAATTGGAATGCCCCCAAAGGTATCTGTATATTGAAATGCCCAGCTGCCGTCCTGCTTTTGATACAAGTATCCGGCCAGAGCCTTAGCCTGAAAGACCTCAGCCCTTGGCAAAGCTGCATTGTTATCCTGACTCATTCGGACGTCTCCAGAGTTCGTTTCCAGTCGTCAATCAATGGACCTACAGGTTCGAGCTCGATATTCAGGATAGTCAGAACAGAGGACAGATGCTCCCATACTGTTCGTCCCTTACCAGCCTCCAAATCCTGAACTACAGACCGGCTTATGCCCGATAGCTCTGCTAAGCCGACTTGCGTCAGGCCAGCTTTCTTCCGGTGAAAAGTTATCAAATTTCCAAGTTCTTCAGCACGCATGATATATCAGTCAAAATCCTCTTACTTGGGCTATAATCTCACGAAGAAAGATCAAAATCAATATTTTGCATGATATAAAAAGCAAATACACAGAAATCGTTGCACAGCCATCCCATAAGGCCTGATGGCGGAGATCAGGGGTGAGTATTGATCGGCTGTAGCGGTTGATCGTGTCTATT
Above is a window of Opitutales bacterium DNA encoding:
- a CDS encoding HipA N-terminal domain-containing protein, which encodes MSQDNNAALPRAEVFQAKALAGYLYQKQDGSWAFQYTDTFGGIPISLTLPIQAEPYIFKEFPAVFDGLLPEGTQLEALLKTHKIDRKDYFRQLITVGRDLVGSLSVKRAKAVNTEEVE
- a CDS encoding helix-turn-helix domain-containing protein encodes the protein MRAEELGNLITFHRKKAGLTQVGLAELSGISRSVVQDLEAGKGRTVWEHLSSVLTILNIELEPVGPLIDDWKRTLETSE